AATCGCAGAATGGATTTCCGACGATCCTACTTACCGACAACGTCTACGTCAAATGACGAAAAATGAGGCGATGATCGTAACGGAAGTGAAAGACGAAGAAAAAGATGAGAAAAACGTATATGAAATGTATTATCAGTACGAGGAACCGATTAAAAAAATGGTCCCTCATCGAACGTTAGCAATTAACCGCGGTGAGAAAGATGGTATTCTTAAAGTGGATTTGCTTCCACCTACTGACAAGATCATATCCTACTTAGAGGGACAAGTTTTAGGAAAAGAGACGATAGTTCAAAGTCATATACAGGAGGTTATAGAGGATAGTTATAAAAGATTGATTAGACCTTCTATTGAAAGGGGAAATCCGTAAAGAGCTGTCAGAGAAGGCGGAAGAACAAGCGATACATATCTTTTCAGAAAATCTACATAACTTACTTCTTCAGCCTCCCATTAAAGGAAAGACCGTTTTAGGAGTGGACCCAGCCTATCGAACAGGTTGTAAATTAGCCGTCGTTGATGAGACTGGAAAGGTTCTTCAAATAGATGTCATCTATCCTCATGCACCTGTTAAAAAAAAAAGAAGAAGCAATTGTGAAGGTTAAAGAACTGTTAATGAAATACCATGTTCCCATTGTTGCGATTGGTAATGGTACTGCGTCCAGGGAAACAGAACAATTCATTGCAGAAGTGATTCATTCATTAAAACAAGAAGTTGCTTATGTGATTGTCAACGAAGCTGGAGCTAGTGTATATTCTGCTTCAGATATTGGACGAGCTGAGTTTCCTGATTTTCAAGTGGAAGAGAGAAGTGCTGTTTCTATAGCGAGAAGGTTGCAAGACCCTCTTGCAGAACTTGTGAAAATTGATCCGAAATCTGTCGGCGTCGGACAATATCAGCATGATGTTTCGCAAAAGAAGCTGACAGAGCAATTGAGCTTCGTCATAGAAACGGTCGTAAATGGTGTAGGAGTCAATGTTAATACGGCCTCTGTTTCATTATTACAAAATGTATCAGGTTTAACTAAAGCTGTCGCTCAAAATATTGTAAAAAAACGTGATGAACTAGGGAAATTTACGAATCGAAAACAATTGAAAGACATTCCTAGACTAGGTGCCAAAACATATGAGCAAGCAATCGGCTTTTTAAGAATCATCGACGGTGATAATCCTTTAGACCGTACTTCAATTCATCCTGAAAGCTATTCATTCGCAGATCAACTCTTGGATTTACTGAATGTCAGTAAAAAGGATTTAGGTACAGATTCTTTAAAAGAAAAAGTTAAGTCATTAGATCAAGAGAAAGTAAACGAAGAGTTGGATGTAGGTTTATTTACGCTGAAGGATATTTGCCATGCTTTTATCCAGCCAGAACGTGACCCAAGAGACGATGTGGCTCAACCAATCCTAAGGAAAGATGTTTTGAAAATGGAAGATTTAAAAAGTGGTATGGAACTACAAGGTACCGTAAGAAATGTTGTTGATTTTGGGGCGTTTGTTGATATTGGCGTTAAACAAGACGGGCTTGTCCATATCTCAAAACTAAAAAAAGGATTTGTAAAACATCCTTTAGAAGTTGTTTCAGTTGGTGATATTGTTAAAGTATGGGTAGACGATGTTAATATTCAAAAAGGGAGAGTTTCTTTAACAATGATAGGGGATTAGCATTACCTCCCTCTCCTTATTGAGAGAGGGAGGTTAAGTACTCCTTTTAGAGGCAATGTCGTTTTCTATAAAAATACCAGCATTGGTTAAGAAGTTTGATTTGGTAACGATCTTTTTCTAAAAAGGCACGTTGAATCTGATTTTGAAGCCAATTTGGCATGGTTCTCCCCTCCTAGTGATATATTGTATGCACATGGGTTATGTCCTGTTGCACAAACAGTAAGTAGGTGAATAGGTTGAACGATAAAGAACTACAAATATTAGTTGAGAAGATATCATTCAAGTATTTTAACAAACCATTTTTTCACAGAGCGTCCTTCAACAAAAGGCTACGAACAACGGGAGGTCGCTATTTGCTTAAAAGTCATAATATCGAAATTAACTACAGTCATTATGAGAAGTTTGGAGAAAAAGAACTTGAAGGTATTATTAAGCACGAGTTATGTCATTACCACTTACATTTAGAAGGAAAAGGACATATGCACCGTGATCGAGATTTTAAGGAGTTACTTGCTAAAGTAGGTGCCCCAAGGTATTGCAAACCATTAGAGAACACTCAAACAGCAAAAAAGAGATATGTATATCAATGCGACAGTTGCAATCATCAATATATTAGAAAGAAACGAATGGATCCAAGTAAATATTCATGCGGTAGATGTCGAGGGAAAATAAAGCTGGTTGATGCGGTAGTTCAAAGTTAAAAGAGCACTTGGAATAGTTGAAGTTTTTCTTAGAAGCTTGCATAAAAAACTCCTTCAGTTAGCGTGCTTGAAGGAGTTAATAGGTGTATAAAAAAGGTTGACGATAGTCTGAATTTATGATAAATTATAATAGCTTTCGTTAAACAATATGCATTATTTTCCGCAGTAGCTCAGTGGTAGAGCATTCGGCTGTTAACCGAACGGTCGTAGGTTCGAATCCTACCTGCGGAGCCATAAGGAGAAGTACTCAAGTGGCTGAAGAGGCGCCCCTGCTAAGGGTGTAGGTCGCGCGAGCGGCGCGAGGGTTCAAATCCCTCCTTCTCCGCCATTATTTTTTTGCTTAAAATCGGCCCGTTGGTCAAGCGGTTAAGACACCGCCCTTTCACGGCGGTAACACGGGTTCGAATCCCGTACGGGTCACCATTTGGAGGATTAGCTCAGCTGGGAGAGCACTTGCCTTACAAGCAAGGGGTCGGCGGTTCGATCCCGTCATCCTCCACCATTCCTTTACTATTATCGCGGGGTGGAGCAACGAGCAAAAGCATCGTCGAAACTACAGCGAGTTGTACCGATCGAGTAACATCTTGAGTAACCAACCTGAGATCGGGACAGTCCATGCTAACTAAGAGCATAGAAATTCAATGTAGTTTAATATTATCGCGGGGTGGAGCAACGAGCAAAAGCATCGTCGAACCCACAGCGAGTTGTACCGATCGAGCAACATCTTGAGTAACCAACCTGAGATCGGGACAGTCCATGCTAACTAAGAGCATAGAACAACAATATACTTTATTATTATCGCGGGGTGGAGCAACGAGCAACAGCATCGTCGAATTCACAGCGAGTTGTACCGATCGAGCAACACCTTGAGTAAACAACCTGAGATCGGGACAGTCCATGCTAACTAAGAGCATAGAACAACAATATACTTTATTATTATCGCGGGGTGGAGCAACGAGCAACAGCATCGTCGAATTCACAGCGAGTTGTACCGATCGAGTAGCATCAAAGAGTAACAAACCTGAGATCGGGACAGTCAATTGCTAACTAAGAGCATAGAACAACAATATACTTTAATATTATCGCGGGGTGGAGCAGTCTGGTAGCTCGTCGGGCTCATAACCCGAAGGTCATAGGTTCAAATCCTATCCCCGCAACCAAAAAGGTCCCGTGGTGTAGCGGTTAACATGCCTGCCTGTCACGCAGGAGATCGCGGGTTCGATTCCCGTCGGGACCGCCATTTTTAATCTTGACTTCTACCGTTATTTAATATATTATATTTAATCTAGTGAATTTTTGTGACTAGTTGGAAGTTATGTCGATGATTTTTCTTGAAGCAACTCAATGGAGAAAATGCATAAAAAAATATTGTGCGAACTACATTCTTGATGTTTACTTACTATAATTAGTATTTATTTTATAGGTATGTCAATGATTTTTCTTGAAGTAACTCAATGAAGAAAATGCATAAAAAATCATTGTGCGAAGCTAACCTTCAATATAAATTACTATTATGAATTGCGGACATATAGTGGATATCATAATTATTCAGTTTATGTCGATGATTTATATGTTCTTGAAGAGTTTCAAGAAGCTTAGTCTTTCGAACACAAAAATCATCGTGCGAAGTGAATTCATGAAGTATACTCGGAGAAGCTAATTCATGAAGTAACATCAATGGGCTATAGCCAAGCGGTAAGGCAACGGATTTTGATTCCGTGATGCGCTGGTTCGAATCCAGCTAGCCCAGCCATTATTAAGAGCCATTAGCTCAGTTGGTAGAGCATCTGACTTTTAATCAGAGGGTCGAAGGTTCGAGTCCTTCATGGCTCACCATTTTGAATTTCGCGGGTGTGGCGGAACTGGCAGACGCGCTAGACTTAGGATCTAGTGTCCTTGTGACGTGGGGGTTCGACTCCCTTCACCCGCATTCATTTTTATTTACGCGGTAGTGGCGGAATGGCAGACGCGCTAGGTTGAGGGCCTAGTGGGGGTTAACCCCGTGGAGGTTCGACTCCTCTCTACCGCATTATCATCATTTGAAAATAGTTTTTAAAAAAGTGTTGACTATACGATAGATTACATGATAAGATATTTCTTGTCGCTAAAACAAAACAAATTAAAGAAAGCGCCCGTAGCTCAATTGGATAGAGCGTTTGACTACGGATCAAAAGGTTAGGGGTTCGACTCCTCTCGGGCGCGCCATTTGCGGGAAGTAGCTCAGCTTGGTAGAGCACATGGTTTGGGACCATGGGGTCGCAGGTTCGAATCCTGTCTTCCCGACCAGCTGCTTCAATTATTTGCGGGTGTAGTTTAGTGGTAAAACCTCAGCCTTCCAAGCTGATGTCGTGGGTTCGATTCCCATCACCCGCTCCAAATTATGATCTTTGAAAACTAAACAAACCAAAAGCGTCAATTTTTTTGAAACAACAATGAGTTAGCAAACTCATAAAATGATCAGATTGAATCTGACACCATTTTATCGGAGAGTTTGATCCTGGCTCAGGACGAACGCTGGCGGCGTGCCTAATACATGCAAGTCGAGCGGACTTGATGGAAAGCTTGCTTTCCATCAAGTTAGCGGCGAACGGGTGAGTAACACGTGGGCAACCTGCCTGTAAGACGGGGATAACTCCGGGAAACCGGGGCTAATACCGGATAAACCTTAAGACTACCTAGTCTAAAGTTGAAAGGTGGCTTTTAGCTATCGCTTACAGATGGGCCCGCGGCGCATTAGCTAGTTGGTGAGGTAACGGCTCACCAAGGCGACGATGCGTAGCCGACCTGAGAGGGTGATCGGCCACACTGGGACTGAGACACGGCCCAGACTCCTACGGGAGGCAGCAGTAGGGAATCTTCCGCAATGGACGAAAGTCTGACGGAGC
This portion of the Bacillus carboniphilus genome encodes:
- the cmpA gene encoding cortex morphogenetic protein CmpA, which translates into the protein MPNWLQNQIQRAFLEKDRYQIKLLNQCWYFYRKRHCL
- a CDS encoding SprT family protein, translating into MNDKELQILVEKISFKYFNKPFFHRASFNKRLRTTGGRYLLKSHNIEINYSHYEKFGEKELEGIIKHELCHYHLHLEGKGHMHRDRDFKELLAKVGAPRYCKPLENTQTAKKRYVYQCDSCNHQYIRKKRMDPSKYSCGRCRGKIKLVDAVVQS